A DNA window from Pungitius pungitius chromosome 1, fPunPun2.1, whole genome shotgun sequence contains the following coding sequences:
- the spsb1 gene encoding SPRY domain-containing SOCS box protein 1 codes for MGQKVPGGIKTIDMRDPAFSPLKLELQALSRTKPSRLDLLLDIPPAGADVQVQHSWNNDDRSLNIFVKDDNKLVFHRHPVAQSTDAIRGRVGYTRGLHVWEISWAMRQRGTHAVVGVASSDAPLHSVGYTDLVGSNADSWGWDLCRSKLYHDGKNHPGKTYPSFLEPDDTFIIPDSLLVVLDMDEGTLGYIVDGHYLGVAFRGLKGRKLYPVVSAVWGHCEIRIRYINGLDPEPLSLMDLCRRSVRVALGRERLGEIHRLPLPASLKNYLLYQ; via the exons ATGGGGCAAAAAGTCCCAGGTGGCATTAAAACCATTGATATGCGGGATCCAGCGTTCAGCCCCCTGAAGCTGGAGCTACAGGCCCTGAGTCGCACCAAGCCGTCTCGActggacctgctgctggacatACCCCCTGCCGGTGCAGACGTCCAGGTCCAGCATTCGTGGAACAATGATGACCGCTCCCTGAACATCTTTGTCAAGGACGACAACAAGCTGGTGTTTCACCGGCACCCTGTGGCACAGAGCACCGACGCCATCAGAGGGCGCGTCGGCTACACGAGGGGCTTGCACGTGTGGGAGATCAGCTGGGCAATGCGTCAGAGAGGGACGCACGCTGTGGTCGGTGTGGCTTCGAGCGATGCCCCGCTACACTCGGTGGGCTACACGGATTTGGTGGGAAGCAACGCAGATTCCTGGGGCTGGGACCTGTGCCGGAGTAAACTCTACCACGACGGCAAGAACCACCCAGGAAAAACCTACCCGTCCTTTCTCGAGCCAGACGACACCTTCATAATACCAGACTCCCTGTTGGTGGTGTTGGACATGGATGAGGGGACTCTGGGTTACATAGTGGATGGACATTATCTAGGGGTGGCATTCAGGGGGCTAAAGGGCAGGAAACTGTACCCCGTGGTGAGCGCAGTGTGGGGACACTGTGAAATAAGAATCCGGTACATAAATGGACTGGATC CCGAACCCCTTTCCCTGATGGACCTATGTAGGCGTTCGGTGAGGGTGGCATTAGGAAGAGAGCGTTTGGGTGAAATCCACAGACTGCCCCTGCCCGCTTCTCTCAAGAACTACTTGCTCTACCAATGA
- the slc25a33 gene encoding solute carrier family 25 member 33, protein MAQKDTLLNLFAGGCSGTVGAIVTCPLEVLKTRLQSSGLSLRPVFQVQMGTLNGTGVIRPGTVTPGLLQVLRSILEKEGPRSLFRGLGPNLVGVAPSRAIYFAAYSKAKETFNRLFVPNSGVVHMSSAGVAAFVTNSLMNPVWMVKTRMQLEKKARGEKKMNALQCARYVHKTEGIRGFYRGLTASYAGISETMICFLIYETLKKQLAASQFASSNGGKEKGASDFLGLMMAAAFSKGCASCIAYPHEVIRTRLREEGSKYKYFFQTGRLIAVEEGYAAFYRGLIPQLIRQIPNTAIVLSTYELLVHLLGDSK, encoded by the exons ATGGCGCAGAAGGACACTCTACTAAATCTCTTTGCAGGGGG ATGTAGCGGCACGGTGGGGGCCATCGTGACCTGCCCCCTGGAAGTGTTGAAAACACGCTTGCAGTCCTCCGGGCTCTCCCTTCGACCCGTCTTCCAGGTCCAGATGGGCACCCTTAACGGAACTGGAGTTATTCGACCTGGGACAGTTACTCCAGGGCTCCTGCAGGTCCTACG cTCGATTCTCGAAAAAGAGGGACCAAGATCACTTTTCCGTGGTCTGGGGCCAAATCTGGTTGGCGTGGCACCCTCAAG AGCCATTTACTTTGCCGCATACTCAAAAGCTAAAGAGACGTTCAATAGGCTGTTTGTCCCCAATAGTGGAGTGGTGCACATGTCCTCTGCTGGTGTTGCAG CTTTTGTTACTAATTCTCTGATGAACCCCGTCTGGATGGTCAAGACCAGAATGCAGCTGGAGAAAAA agccagaggagagaagaagatgaaTGCATTGCAGTGTGCCCGATATGTTCACAAAACAGAAGGGATACGGGGCTTCTACCGAGGCCTGACCGCATCTTATGCTGGCATCTCGGAGACCATGATCTGCTTTCTCATCTATGAGACGCTGAAGAAACAGCTCGCCGCGAGCCAATTCGCCTCCTCGAATGGCGGAAAGGAGAAGGGCGCATCGGACTTCCTGGGTCTGATGATGGCTGCGGCTTTTTCAAAGGGATGTGCATCCTGCATAGCCTACCCACACG AGGTAATTCGAACGAGGCTTCGTGAAGAAGGCAGCAAGTACAAGTATTTCTTCCAGACAGGGAGGTTGATAGCGGTGGAGGAAGGCTATGCAGCTTTTTATAGAGGACTCATTCCACAGCTAATTAGACAAATCCCCAACACGGCCATCGTCCTCTCCACGTATGAACTCCTTGTCCATCTTCTTGGGGATTCAAAGTGA